A part of Ammoniphilus sp. CFH 90114 genomic DNA contains:
- a CDS encoding ATP-dependent endonuclease, with protein sequence MPLRDIERRLLERWESMQYQKTTLRKLKINGLRGLDDFSLDINYPVFAIAGENGTGKSTILGCIACAYHSVKGFTPFDKGNNFPYYTFGDFFITSRFDTPYNNAEVIWNYSGANYPESYTARKGKKWSKYEKRPKRAVQFIGISRALPAIEQRVLKAHFVGKGKNTHMVYSQEVKQIASAILGRTYTSAERYGSNDIHSLNVVNAGDVYSGFNMGAGEDVVLTLINMLHEVPDDTLVIIEEIETGLHPKAQKEILKHIIDISFKKHLQVIMTTHSQVVLDSLPPEGRVVLRRNGTKVTPEYRISSSYAFSILIQESIPELTIYTEDDVAQNLVLAALPLRIRKRVRVIYVGSWMTVTSQTAAFFRDNNLGKNLAIYDGDCNMSEVNKEYKKHFGVQTLDQTHINWLANHTFKLPGNEPPEKWLMNMNRNDEFCINFAISTNCEKEEVADILRSPYFGDHHDYFHYLSGKLGLPAEQVKIKFIQVAVKVNMTLFQDLVSKIETILDETLVIS encoded by the coding sequence ATGCCGTTACGAGATATTGAAAGAAGGTTACTAGAAAGATGGGAATCCATGCAGTATCAAAAGACAACTCTAAGAAAATTGAAAATAAATGGACTTAGAGGTCTAGATGATTTTTCCCTTGATATTAATTACCCGGTATTTGCGATTGCTGGGGAAAACGGGACAGGAAAATCTACAATATTAGGTTGTATAGCTTGTGCATATCATTCTGTTAAAGGTTTTACACCATTCGATAAAGGAAATAACTTTCCATATTATACTTTTGGGGATTTTTTTATCACATCAAGATTTGATACTCCGTATAACAATGCAGAAGTAATTTGGAACTACTCAGGTGCTAATTATCCTGAAAGTTATACAGCAAGAAAAGGAAAGAAATGGTCGAAGTATGAAAAGAGACCAAAGAGAGCAGTTCAATTTATTGGGATTTCAAGAGCACTCCCCGCAATTGAACAACGTGTACTCAAGGCCCATTTTGTTGGAAAAGGTAAAAATACGCATATGGTCTATAGTCAAGAAGTTAAACAAATTGCATCAGCTATTCTTGGAAGAACTTATACAAGTGCTGAGAGATACGGGAGTAATGATATACATTCCTTAAATGTAGTGAATGCTGGAGATGTTTATTCAGGATTTAATATGGGTGCTGGTGAAGATGTTGTTCTTACTCTAATAAATATGTTACACGAAGTCCCTGATGATACTCTAGTAATAATAGAAGAGATTGAGACTGGCTTGCATCCGAAGGCACAAAAAGAAATATTAAAACACATTATTGATATTTCCTTCAAAAAACACTTACAGGTCATTATGACTACCCATTCTCAAGTTGTTCTTGATTCTTTACCTCCTGAGGGGCGTGTGGTGTTAAGAAGAAATGGAACAAAAGTAACACCTGAATACAGGATTTCAAGTAGTTATGCATTCTCCATTCTTATCCAGGAGTCTATACCTGAATTAACAATTTACACAGAAGATGACGTTGCCCAAAACCTAGTTCTAGCAGCGCTACCTTTGAGAATAAGGAAAAGAGTGAGGGTGATTTATGTTGGTAGTTGGATGACTGTAACTTCACAGACTGCTGCATTTTTTCGAGATAATAATCTTGGTAAAAATCTTGCCATTTATGATGGTGATTGTAACATGTCTGAAGTAAATAAAGAGTATAAGAAACATTTTGGAGTTCAAACGCTAGATCAAACACATATAAATTGGTTAGCTAACCATACATTTAAATTGCCCGGTAATGAACCACCTGAAAAATGGTTAATGAATATGAATCGTAATGATGAGTTCTGCATAAATTTTGCTATTTCTACAAATTGCGAAAAGGAAGAGGTTGCGGATATCTTACGAAGTCCGTATTTTGGGGATCATCATGACTATTTTCATTATTTAAGTGGCAAACTTGGATTACCAGCAGAGCAAGTGAAAATAAAGTTTATTCAAGTGGCAGTTAAAGTGAATATGACATTGTTTCAAGACTTAGTATCAAAAATTGAAACTATATTGGATGAGACCCTTGTCATTTCATAA
- a CDS encoding TnsD family transposase, translated as MFPRLYPDELLYSGIARYHQRMSNPSFKQTIEDLYGDRKVSSAVDLPSHLQRLADCLDTGYTVEKLLKEHTLLPYYISFLAEESASKANCIMKAGQPWGAVHAHLGLIACRVKNPSYLRYCSACYIEDIKEYGEPYWHRVHQLPGVLVCPQHHKALSKSNILFSTKDHKHSFFPLSTVINEGQVFLSYNPEEWQNLIFVAEQSEILLNGQKQQNGFESLNEKYTESLRKLGLVSVSGKKKISKIIDEFKRYYSEEFLQHIGCEIHFGIKETWLHKLLRKPKNSFHPLRHILVLKFLNADIEMKSCDTVYLPFGSSPWPCLNKAADHFGELTIMECKITSCFKTRLPVGTFSCFCGFIYARQGPDKTPDDRYRRGRVKSFGSVWFNRLSELKLLGKSSRSMAATLGVDPGTVKNQLSKAKQDKKEPNKKVNDEELALRRGRMIQTIHAYKEEGRKAIQKANSRDYSWLYRHNREWLFQQLPERKQKKKSIPRVDWKSRDQKLSKIVEKSIKEIKCYDEPIKISVAAVGRHIDERVLLDKHLNKMPQTKMVLLKYLETTEQFQIRRLEWAAKKIKQEIKLNGWKLLRYAGISSNVTESVFEKIQDLLAEHDNLFVANLKRKHE; from the coding sequence ATGTTCCCCAGATTATATCCTGATGAATTACTTTATAGTGGAATTGCCAGATACCATCAAAGAATGAGTAATCCATCCTTTAAACAGACTATTGAAGATTTATATGGAGATCGAAAGGTATCCTCGGCAGTAGATCTACCAAGTCATTTGCAAAGGCTAGCTGATTGCTTGGATACAGGCTATACAGTGGAAAAGTTATTGAAAGAACACACCTTACTTCCTTACTATATTTCCTTTCTAGCAGAGGAAAGTGCATCTAAGGCTAATTGTATAATGAAGGCAGGGCAACCCTGGGGGGCGGTTCATGCCCATTTAGGATTAATAGCTTGCCGAGTCAAGAATCCTAGTTATTTAAGATATTGTTCAGCCTGTTATATAGAAGATATTAAGGAATATGGAGAACCATACTGGCATAGAGTACACCAACTGCCGGGTGTGTTAGTTTGTCCACAACATCATAAGGCATTATCAAAGAGTAATATTTTGTTTTCCACTAAGGATCATAAACATAGTTTTTTTCCATTATCGACTGTAATAAACGAAGGTCAAGTTTTCCTTTCTTATAATCCAGAGGAATGGCAGAACCTGATCTTTGTTGCAGAACAATCTGAAATACTACTTAATGGGCAAAAACAACAGAATGGATTTGAAAGTTTAAATGAGAAGTATACGGAATCCCTTAGAAAACTTGGATTAGTTTCTGTTTCGGGGAAAAAGAAGATAAGCAAAATTATAGATGAATTTAAGAGGTATTATAGTGAAGAATTTCTTCAACATATTGGTTGTGAAATTCATTTCGGCATAAAAGAAACTTGGTTGCACAAACTTCTCCGTAAACCGAAGAATTCGTTTCATCCTCTTCGACATATATTGGTTCTCAAATTTTTAAACGCTGATATTGAAATGAAGAGTTGCGATACTGTATATTTGCCGTTTGGATCTAGTCCTTGGCCTTGTTTGAACAAAGCTGCTGATCATTTTGGAGAGCTGACAATAATGGAATGTAAGATAACCTCTTGTTTTAAAACACGTTTACCGGTCGGAACGTTTAGTTGTTTCTGTGGATTTATTTATGCCCGACAGGGGCCCGACAAGACGCCTGATGATCGTTATCGAAGGGGTAGGGTTAAATCATTTGGCTCGGTGTGGTTCAATCGCTTGTCTGAATTGAAGTTATTAGGTAAGTCCTCCCGCAGCATGGCTGCTACATTAGGGGTAGATCCAGGTACTGTAAAAAATCAGCTCTCTAAAGCTAAACAAGATAAAAAAGAGCCTAATAAAAAAGTAAATGATGAGGAGCTAGCTTTAAGGAGAGGGCGCATGATACAAACAATTCATGCTTATAAGGAAGAAGGGAGAAAGGCGATACAAAAAGCAAATTCTAGGGATTATTCTTGGCTTTATCGACATAACCGTGAATGGCTTTTCCAACAACTCCCGGAAAGAAAGCAGAAGAAAAAAAGTATTCCCAGGGTTGATTGGAAAAGCAGAGATCAAAAATTAAGCAAAATAGTTGAAAAATCTATTAAAGAAATAAAATGTTATGATGAACCGATAAAAATTAGCGTTGCTGCTGTTGGAAGGCATATAGATGAAAGGGTTTTATTGGACAAGCACCTTAATAAAATGCCACAAACTAAAATGGTTTTATTGAAGTACTTGGAAACTACAGAGCAATTTCAAATACGACGCTTAGAATGGGCAGCAAAAAAGATTAAACAAGAAATCAAGCTAAATGGGTGGAAACTTTTAAGATATGCAGGGATTTCAAGTAATGTGACTGAAAGTGTCTTCGAGAAGATTCAAGATTTACTTGCTGAGCATGATAACTTATTTGTAGCTAATCTAAAGAGAAAACATGAATAA
- the thrS gene encoding threonine--tRNA ligase has translation MSNQILEAEKRNHRKLGQELELFTSMEEAPGMPFFLPNGMVIRNELENLWRKYHQKAGYQEIKTPIMMKQELWEQSGHWSHYQENMYFSNVDEQNYAIKPMNCPGAILIFNSKRRSYRELPIRLAELGLVHRHELSGSLNGLLRVRSFTQDDAHLFVRVDQIESEIDKVLALIDDFYSHFGFSYKVELSTRPEEFMGSEDIWNKAEAALESVLKDKGLDYQVNHGDGAFYGPKIDFHILDSLGRSWQCGTVQLDFQMPEKFNCSYIGEDDKLHRPVIIHTAIYGSVERFMAILIEHFAGKFPLWLSPIQARVILITDSHVDYANEVKSQLESVGLRVEVDYRDEKMGLKIRDAEKQKIPYMLVIGDKEVENQSVAVRKRKDGNLGVWSIQEIIERFSNEIQN, from the coding sequence ATGTCTAATCAAATTTTGGAAGCTGAAAAAAGAAATCATCGAAAGTTAGGTCAAGAGTTAGAATTGTTTACTTCAATGGAAGAAGCACCGGGTATGCCTTTTTTCTTACCAAATGGAATGGTTATTCGAAATGAACTCGAAAATCTTTGGCGAAAGTACCACCAAAAAGCAGGCTATCAGGAAATCAAAACACCTATTATGATGAAACAAGAACTTTGGGAGCAGTCTGGTCATTGGTCTCACTACCAAGAAAATATGTATTTTTCGAATGTTGATGAACAAAATTACGCCATTAAGCCGATGAACTGCCCGGGTGCAATATTAATTTTTAATAGCAAGCGGAGAAGTTACCGAGAATTGCCTATTCGTTTGGCTGAACTTGGTTTAGTTCACCGTCATGAACTGTCGGGGTCATTAAATGGATTGTTAAGAGTCCGCTCCTTTACTCAGGACGATGCTCATTTGTTTGTTCGAGTAGACCAGATTGAATCTGAAATCGATAAGGTTCTAGCTTTGATTGATGATTTTTACTCTCACTTTGGTTTTAGCTACAAGGTAGAGCTTTCAACTCGACCAGAAGAATTCATGGGTTCCGAAGACATCTGGAATAAAGCTGAAGCTGCGTTGGAATCCGTCTTAAAAGACAAAGGTTTAGATTATCAAGTAAATCACGGTGATGGAGCTTTTTATGGTCCTAAAATTGATTTTCACATCCTTGATTCACTTGGACGAAGCTGGCAGTGTGGTACTGTACAACTAGATTTCCAGATGCCAGAGAAGTTCAATTGTTCTTATATCGGAGAAGACGATAAACTTCACCGTCCTGTCATCATTCATACAGCCATTTACGGTTCAGTTGAACGATTTATGGCAATTTTAATTGAACATTTTGCCGGGAAATTCCCGCTTTGGCTATCTCCTATTCAAGCAAGAGTAATACTAATTACTGACTCCCACGTAGACTATGCAAATGAAGTTAAATCCCAATTAGAATCAGTAGGATTACGTGTAGAAGTGGATTACAGAGATGAAAAGATGGGATTAAAGATTAGAGATGCTGAAAAACAAAAGATTCCATATATGCTCGTTATTGGGGATAAAGAGGTAGAAAACCAATCCGTGGCGGTAAGAAAGCGCAAAGATGGCAATCTTGGTGTATGGAGTATCCAAGAAATTATTGAGCGATTCAGTAATGAAATACAGAATTAA
- a CDS encoding UvrD-helicase domain-containing protein: protein MIQTNVSNIPITLRMRYDNTLVLACAGSGKTYGMCNDSRSFVEESNKKVLMLSYTHKGIYSIKKEYAKQNNGVIDKNVVISTWFQFVLKELIRPYQRSFLKRISQIRSIDFSSIYGVDYAKKNTTSYFLNRNNDVKANRASEFALLLNKLSDGAVLKRLEDTYACLYIDELQDLVGKDIDLLELLFLSSIKVYCVGDYKQSILKTHNPRSDRKKGGMHVFSYLETCRESHHINIIKNNISKRFTSDIANFANLVYPEDPIIGMLEAEEPVNGVFQILQTDVHDYIQHLKPNILRYDVKTTTLGYPSINFGVSKGMTLERVLIFPNKPLSTFLLDPSSRLKAPDKYYVGVTRAKYSLAFVVEKLNPNAYFFEDSIKLGGNDVRVLKFRI from the coding sequence TTGATTCAGACGAATGTATCGAATATCCCAATTACATTAAGAATGCGATACGATAATACATTGGTTCTTGCTTGTGCCGGCTCAGGTAAAACGTATGGTATGTGTAATGATTCAAGGTCTTTTGTTGAGGAATCCAATAAGAAAGTTTTGATGCTTTCTTACACGCATAAAGGTATTTACTCCATAAAGAAAGAATACGCAAAACAAAATAATGGTGTTATAGATAAAAATGTTGTTATAAGTACATGGTTTCAATTCGTTCTAAAAGAATTAATCAGACCATACCAGAGAAGTTTTTTGAAAAGAATTAGTCAGATAAGATCGATTGATTTTTCCAGTATATACGGTGTTGATTATGCAAAGAAAAATACGACATCTTATTTTTTGAATAGAAATAATGATGTTAAAGCCAACCGGGCTTCAGAGTTTGCACTATTGTTAAATAAATTATCCGATGGAGCCGTATTAAAAAGACTAGAGGATACTTACGCATGTCTTTATATTGACGAATTACAGGACTTAGTGGGAAAAGATATAGATCTGCTTGAATTATTATTCCTTTCATCTATAAAAGTTTATTGTGTTGGTGACTATAAACAATCTATTTTAAAGACACATAATCCAAGATCTGATAGAAAAAAAGGTGGAATGCATGTCTTTAGTTATCTTGAGACATGCAGAGAGTCACACCATATTAATATCATAAAAAATAATATTTCTAAGCGGTTTACTTCTGATATTGCCAATTTTGCTAATTTGGTTTACCCAGAGGATCCGATTATTGGAATGTTAGAAGCCGAGGAACCGGTTAATGGAGTTTTTCAGATTCTTCAAACGGATGTACATGATTATATTCAGCACTTAAAACCAAATATATTAAGATATGATGTTAAAACGACAACCTTAGGCTATCCATCTATAAACTTTGGGGTGAGTAAGGGGATGACTTTGGAACGTGTTCTAATATTCCCTAATAAGCCACTTTCTACATTTTTGCTAGATCCTAGCAGTAGATTGAAAGCCCCAGATAAATATTATGTTGGTGTCACTCGGGCAAAGTACAGCTTAGCTTTTGTCGTTGAAAAACTCAATCCCAACGCATATTTTTTTGAGGATAGTATCAAGTTAGGTGGTAATGACGTTAGAGTTTTAAAATTTAGAATATAA
- a CDS encoding rhodanese-like domain-containing protein yields MAKTFRDMVTEVRENVPGITSQEAREKLNANPDTLVIDVQDAADAGACGLIPSGVNISLGMLPIRADLLVPEHLRDDRLKDRNRPVLVTCGAGGQAALGAYILKQMGFQDVAFIEGEHTFTRDWHAYHTWFENLVLVVP; encoded by the coding sequence ATGGCTAAGACTTTTCGAGACATGGTAACCGAAGTACGTGAAAATGTACCAGGAATTACCTCCCAAGAAGCAAGAGAAAAACTAAATGCCAATCCCGATACCCTAGTCATTGATGTTCAAGATGCAGCAGATGCAGGAGCTTGTGGGCTCATTCCTAGTGGTGTCAATATTTCGCTAGGGATGCTGCCGATTCGAGCTGATTTACTCGTACCTGAACACCTGAGAGATGATAGGTTGAAGGATCGCAATCGTCCTGTTTTGGTCACTTGTGGAGCTGGTGGACAAGCAGCACTCGGTGCCTATATTCTAAAGCAGATGGGATTTCAAGACGTCGCCTTTATTGAAGGGGAACACACGTTTACTCGAGATTGGCATGCTTACCATACATGGTTTGAGAATCTAGTCCTTGTTGTTCCATGA
- a CDS encoding ATP-dependent endonuclease, whose translation MKINKLYVHNYKMFKDVLIKLNGGCNIFVGDNDSGKSTLLEIIQILLSGRLNNLSFERQLKASYFNYVTRSIFREIIADPSKTIEEMPSIIIEAYFENDGNTTEYKGTNNELGEDCPGIRMTVEFNPDFSRAFQSMLKNGEVYDIPVEFYKIGWRDFGDNPIVFRTFPVKVTLIDTTQKDYDSAVNKFINSRITNNLSGDEKVHLARAYRKMKHEFNNNPNVLALNERLATEERLDEKIIKFGMREESLEAWMNEVSIDVENIPFEDMGFGTQNLIKMELVFKQNTENSNVVLFEEPENNLAFGNMSRLISKINQDENKQVFISTHSSYVANKLGLKNIILLYKGNISHLSDINPDTMNFFKKLPGYGTVRFLLADKVILVEGPTDELIVQRAYKDVYGKLPIENGVDVITVDSLAFKRYCELAVLVRKPLRIITDNDGDVQRNIIDKYKEYIETHGDLIEIYYEENEYYYTIEPSILAVNSVELEVFNKFRRIISKRSSMINKSVAEVEAFMINNKAEWGLRVFDSDECIEYPNYIKNAIR comes from the coding sequence GTGAAAATAAACAAGCTATATGTTCATAATTATAAAATGTTTAAAGATGTGTTGATAAAACTGAACGGCGGTTGCAATATTTTTGTCGGGGATAATGATTCGGGAAAGAGTACCCTGCTTGAGATAATTCAAATTCTTTTAAGTGGAAGATTAAACAATTTATCTTTCGAACGTCAATTAAAAGCTTCCTATTTTAACTATGTAACTCGTTCAATTTTTAGAGAGATTATCGCGGATCCATCTAAAACTATTGAAGAAATGCCTTCTATAATTATTGAAGCATACTTTGAAAATGATGGTAATACCACAGAATATAAAGGGACAAATAACGAATTGGGAGAAGACTGTCCGGGAATTCGTATGACAGTAGAGTTTAACCCTGACTTTTCAAGAGCATTTCAGAGTATGCTAAAAAACGGGGAAGTTTATGATATACCGGTAGAGTTTTACAAAATTGGTTGGAGAGATTTTGGTGATAATCCAATTGTATTTAGGACATTTCCAGTGAAGGTTACACTGATTGACACTACACAAAAAGATTATGATTCAGCAGTGAACAAGTTTATCAATTCACGAATTACTAACAATTTATCTGGGGATGAAAAGGTACATCTAGCTAGGGCGTATAGAAAAATGAAGCATGAATTTAATAACAATCCGAACGTACTAGCCCTTAATGAAAGACTGGCAACAGAAGAAAGGCTTGACGAAAAGATTATTAAGTTTGGTATGCGTGAAGAATCACTTGAAGCATGGATGAATGAGGTCTCAATAGATGTTGAGAATATTCCATTTGAGGATATGGGGTTCGGCACTCAAAATTTAATAAAAATGGAACTAGTGTTTAAGCAAAATACAGAAAATTCTAATGTAGTGCTGTTTGAGGAGCCTGAAAATAATCTAGCCTTTGGAAATATGTCACGTCTAATATCCAAAATAAATCAAGACGAAAATAAACAAGTGTTTATTTCAACTCACAGCAGTTATGTGGCTAACAAATTAGGGCTGAAGAATATCATACTTTTGTACAAAGGGAATATAAGTCATCTGAGCGATATAAATCCTGATACTATGAACTTTTTCAAGAAATTGCCTGGTTACGGTACTGTTCGTTTTTTGTTAGCAGATAAGGTGATATTAGTTGAGGGGCCAACTGATGAATTAATTGTTCAGCGTGCTTACAAGGATGTTTATGGCAAGTTGCCAATCGAAAATGGAGTAGATGTCATTACCGTCGATTCACTTGCATTTAAAAGATATTGTGAGCTAGCTGTTTTAGTAAGGAAACCCTTGCGAATTATTACAGACAATGACGGGGATGTTCAACGGAACATCATTGATAAATACAAAGAGTACATCGAAACACATGGTGATTTGATTGAAATATATTATGAGGAAAATGAATATTACTACACAATTGAACCCAGTATTTTGGCAGTTAACTCGGTCGAATTAGAGGTCTTCAATAAGTTTAGAAGGATTATTTCAAAAAGAAGCTCGATGATTAATAAAAGTGTGGCTGAAGTAGAAGCATTTATGATTAACAATAAAGCAGAATGGGGATTGAGGGTATTTGATTCAGACGAATGTATCGAATATCCCAATTACATTAAGAATGCGATACGATAA
- a CDS encoding TnsD family Tn7-like transposition protein — MNEEIAYFPTPFPNEDYRSILYRFHKCSGNKEVYLTSNELFGFSNEKFTVFPRNLSALFCKMPVNHSFNAESILKEHTLFNIFRPFISTHRLDGLYQEINNAVKPEHSNIGKLVGNKYGRCISEEIRYCTFCMKEDNQNYGVSYMHREHQIAFLDICPIHNQKLITDCPQCHIPLLDVFSGRCKQGHCLLLESGNEDINDDNQLKFKRKIYKDISFLLYTDQRMYRNLIDYRLQNYLFNRGYFKYVGALKRDKIILDICNYFSEEEILVLGLSIEYLKQRNTLEKLLYKDDELVPNIPLYLLLVQFLAGSMKKFIHDEIPPMASQVPFGFGPWCCENKLCPDHKKEVITKCERKIKRSRGITGEFSCTTCGRSYVKEWRWGKGDRGKFGLTSLSEDMKIRVIRLRKEGKLIKDIAIEFYCDPSTIRKVLEKDQSYSRQSAEVISRVQSEINNGLLQISATEIGNLKRDNYRSRLESFISKNPNKNRNEISLECRKEYRWLKEHDNEWLENHLPPSRSINRFSWNLVDLQLSQRVKEIAKQLVESNPGTRVGKYMIINALSKQERGRIKSYLKNLPVTEKTLNENVETVEEYQLRHIPALVKQLRTYYNYTIVSVENILAYRRSYRNCSVEMKRKINDILERLNIGY; from the coding sequence ATGAATGAAGAAATCGCTTATTTCCCAACTCCGTTTCCAAATGAGGATTATCGTAGTATTCTTTATCGTTTTCATAAGTGTTCGGGAAATAAAGAAGTATATTTAACATCAAATGAATTGTTTGGATTTAGTAATGAAAAATTTACAGTGTTTCCAAGAAATCTTAGTGCTTTATTTTGCAAAATGCCGGTTAATCATTCATTTAATGCAGAAAGTATTTTAAAAGAACATACTTTATTCAATATTTTTAGACCCTTTATTTCTACTCATCGCTTAGATGGTTTATATCAAGAGATAAATAATGCAGTTAAACCGGAGCATAGCAATATTGGAAAACTTGTGGGCAATAAATATGGCAGGTGTATCTCAGAAGAAATTCGATATTGTACTTTTTGTATGAAGGAGGATAATCAAAATTATGGTGTTAGTTATATGCATAGAGAACATCAAATAGCCTTTCTAGATATTTGTCCAATACATAATCAAAAATTAATTACGGATTGTCCGCAATGCCATATTCCTTTATTAGACGTATTTTCTGGTCGATGTAAACAAGGGCACTGCCTTTTATTAGAAAGTGGGAATGAAGACATTAATGATGATAATCAGTTGAAATTTAAAAGGAAGATTTATAAGGACATTAGTTTCCTTTTGTATACAGACCAAAGAATGTACAGAAATTTGATTGATTATCGACTCCAAAATTATTTGTTTAATAGAGGATACTTTAAATATGTGGGGGCTTTAAAAAGGGATAAAATTATCTTAGATATATGTAATTATTTTTCAGAAGAAGAAATACTGGTGTTAGGACTTTCTATTGAATATCTAAAACAGAGAAACACGTTAGAAAAATTGTTATATAAAGATGATGAGTTGGTACCCAATATTCCATTATACTTGTTACTTGTTCAATTTTTGGCGGGTTCTATGAAAAAATTCATTCATGATGAAATTCCACCTATGGCTAGTCAGGTACCATTTGGTTTTGGACCATGGTGTTGTGAGAATAAACTTTGTCCAGATCACAAAAAGGAAGTTATCACCAAGTGCGAACGAAAGATTAAACGATCTCGCGGAATAACTGGAGAATTCTCATGCACTACTTGTGGGCGCTCATATGTTAAAGAATGGAGATGGGGTAAAGGTGATAGGGGGAAATTTGGACTTACTTCTTTATCTGAAGACATGAAAATAAGGGTTATCCGATTGCGGAAAGAAGGGAAGTTAATCAAAGATATTGCAATAGAATTTTATTGTGATCCATCAACAATTAGAAAGGTTTTGGAAAAAGATCAGAGCTATTCTAGACAGAGTGCGGAAGTGATCTCCAGAGTTCAATCTGAAATAAATAATGGTTTACTCCAGATTAGTGCTACAGAAATTGGTAACTTAAAAAGAGATAACTATAGGTCAAGACTAGAATCATTTATTAGTAAAAATCCTAATAAAAACAGGAATGAAATTTCTCTAGAATGTAGAAAGGAATATAGATGGTTGAAAGAACATGATAATGAGTGGCTAGAGAACCATTTACCACCATCTAGATCAATTAACAGATTTTCTTGGAACTTAGTAGATCTTCAATTATCTCAACGTGTTAAGGAAATAGCAAAGCAACTTGTTGAATCTAATCCAGGAACGAGAGTTGGTAAATATATGATCATAAATGCTCTTTCTAAACAAGAGAGAGGGCGTATTAAATCGTATTTAAAGAACTTACCAGTGACCGAAAAAACACTGAACGAGAACGTAGAGACTGTGGAAGAGTATCAACTCCGCCATATTCCAGCCTTAGTAAAACAATTGCGCACCTATTATAACTATACGATTGTTTCAGTAGAGAATATATTGGCGTATAGAAGATCTTATAGAAATTGCTCTGTTGAAATGAAGAGGAAAATTAATGACATTCTTGAAAGATTGAATATAGGATATTAA